One Nocardioidaceae bacterium SCSIO 66511 genomic window carries:
- a CDS encoding FAD-binding protein has protein sequence MTALETPVEAPTAFTDELRREIRGDVLLDDYSRHLFSRDASMYTMVPVAVVCPRDHDDVAAAVRTAAAHGIEVTPRGAGTSLAGQTVGRGVVLDFSKYLNEIVSVDPDARTARVQVGVVQDDLNRAAAPYGLMFGPDTSTSNRATIGGMLGNNSAGSGSLRYGMTIDHIRALDAVLADGSTAALGPVDADEVARRASVSTLEGSLYRELPRIVDVNADAIAAGFPPFWRRACGYRLDRLADDTTPFDLAKFIVGCEGTLAIATEVEVDLVPKPKHTMYAVGHFETTQQAIEATADALSCEPAQVELMDKTILDLSRQKIEYADLGDHLVGDPAALLFVSFNGDDPDDVRARLDHLVQVWADAGHGYHTLALVTPAEQQALLKVRKSSLGLLMAASEGTNRPLAFVEDTAVPPERLADYTARFAAILDEHQMKAGFYGHCSVGCLHIRPFVDLADPDEIVRMRAVAAKIKDLVREFGGVNSSEHGDGLARSEFNREIFGEDLYEAMREVKRVFDPQNILNPGKIVDAPSMTDNLRDAMLPPAPSLRTRLDFEVVGGMRGAADRCMNIGVCRKSTTGAMCPSYIATRDEEHATRGRANALVKALSEPDPKAALGDERLHDILDLCLMCKACKAECPLGVDMAKLKSEALSHHHDVHGVPLRSRVFGAIRTLNRIGSTLAPIANVPGRIPFVRRLMERVLGIARQRPLPRFHFRNLRRWYAREPKPQSAPLGTVNFLADSFTTYTEPHIGQAAIALLRQAGWAVDLPSAGCCGRSALSKGLVDQAAASARDMARRLDQDTAADSPIVGCEPSCLYTLRDEHLAMAPGDRHVEAVSGRVRQLEELLVEAIDAGHLVLADTSWLSGRRILFHGHCHQKAEVGTAATMALLRRIPGAEVVELDAGCCGMAGSFGYESEHYEVSMKVGGDRLFPAVRAEGPDTVIAATGTSCREQIFHGTERSAWHPVELVHHAVINAASPQQ, from the coding sequence ATGACGGCGCTCGAAACCCCCGTCGAGGCACCAACGGCGTTCACCGACGAGCTGCGCCGTGAGATCCGCGGCGACGTACTGCTCGACGACTACTCGCGTCATCTGTTCTCGCGCGACGCCAGCATGTACACGATGGTGCCGGTCGCCGTGGTGTGTCCGCGCGATCACGACGACGTCGCCGCGGCCGTCCGGACCGCCGCGGCGCACGGCATCGAGGTCACCCCACGCGGCGCGGGTACGAGCCTGGCCGGCCAGACCGTCGGCCGCGGTGTGGTCCTCGACTTCTCGAAGTACCTGAACGAGATCGTCAGCGTCGACCCCGACGCGCGTACGGCGCGCGTACAGGTCGGCGTCGTACAGGACGACCTGAACCGGGCCGCGGCCCCGTACGGTCTGATGTTCGGGCCCGACACCTCCACCAGCAACCGCGCCACCATCGGCGGAATGCTCGGCAACAACTCGGCCGGCAGCGGTTCGTTGCGCTACGGCATGACGATCGACCACATCCGCGCGCTCGACGCCGTGCTCGCCGACGGCAGCACGGCCGCCCTCGGCCCGGTCGACGCTGACGAAGTCGCCCGCCGCGCCAGTGTCTCGACCCTCGAAGGCAGCCTGTATCGAGAGCTGCCTCGCATCGTCGATGTCAATGCCGATGCGATCGCAGCAGGTTTTCCGCCGTTCTGGCGACGAGCGTGCGGCTACCGCCTCGATCGGCTCGCAGACGACACGACGCCGTTCGACCTCGCGAAGTTCATCGTCGGCTGCGAAGGCACGCTGGCGATCGCAACTGAGGTCGAGGTCGATCTCGTCCCCAAACCGAAACACACCATGTATGCCGTCGGGCACTTCGAGACCACCCAACAGGCGATCGAGGCGACCGCTGACGCGTTGTCGTGCGAGCCTGCCCAGGTCGAGCTGATGGACAAGACGATTCTCGATCTGTCCCGGCAGAAGATCGAGTACGCCGATCTGGGCGACCACCTGGTCGGAGACCCAGCCGCCCTGCTGTTCGTCTCGTTCAACGGTGACGACCCCGATGACGTACGCGCGCGTCTCGACCATCTGGTGCAGGTCTGGGCAGATGCGGGCCACGGCTACCACACACTCGCCCTGGTAACGCCCGCTGAGCAACAAGCCTTGCTCAAGGTACGAAAGTCCAGCCTCGGGCTGCTGATGGCCGCCAGCGAGGGCACCAACCGCCCGCTGGCGTTCGTCGAGGACACCGCGGTCCCGCCGGAGCGGCTGGCCGACTACACCGCACGCTTCGCCGCGATCCTCGATGAGCACCAGATGAAGGCAGGCTTCTACGGGCACTGCTCCGTTGGATGCCTGCACATCCGTCCGTTCGTCGACCTCGCGGACCCCGACGAGATCGTCCGGATGCGCGCCGTCGCCGCGAAGATCAAGGACCTCGTCCGTGAGTTCGGCGGAGTCAACTCCTCCGAGCACGGCGACGGCCTGGCCCGCTCGGAGTTCAACCGCGAGATCTTCGGCGAAGACCTGTACGAGGCGATGCGAGAGGTCAAGCGAGTCTTCGATCCGCAGAACATCCTCAATCCCGGCAAGATCGTCGATGCCCCCTCGATGACCGACAACCTCCGTGACGCGATGCTGCCTCCTGCGCCGTCGCTTCGTACCCGGCTCGACTTCGAGGTCGTCGGCGGCATGCGCGGCGCGGCCGACCGCTGCATGAACATCGGGGTTTGTCGCAAGAGCACGACAGGCGCCATGTGTCCTTCGTACATCGCGACTCGCGATGAGGAGCACGCGACCCGTGGGCGCGCGAATGCGTTGGTGAAGGCGTTGTCCGAGCCCGATCCGAAGGCTGCGCTCGGTGACGAGAGACTGCACGACATTCTCGACCTGTGCCTCATGTGTAAAGCGTGCAAGGCCGAATGCCCCTTGGGCGTCGACATGGCAAAGCTCAAGAGCGAGGCGCTCTCGCATCACCACGACGTTCACGGCGTGCCGCTCCGCTCTCGCGTGTTCGGTGCGATCCGGACACTGAACCGCATCGGCTCGACGCTGGCGCCCATCGCCAACGTGCCCGGCCGCATTCCCTTCGTACGAAGGCTGATGGAGCGCGTACTCGGAATCGCGAGGCAGCGACCGCTCCCACGCTTCCACTTCCGCAACCTGCGGCGTTGGTACGCGCGAGAGCCGAAGCCGCAGAGTGCGCCGCTCGGCACCGTCAACTTCCTCGCGGACTCGTTCACCACGTACACCGAGCCGCATATCGGCCAAGCGGCGATCGCTCTGCTCCGACAAGCGGGCTGGGCAGTCGACCTCCCGTCGGCGGGTTGCTGCGGGCGGTCGGCCCTGTCGAAGGGTCTTGTCGACCAGGCCGCGGCGAGCGCCCGCGATATGGCAAGACGACTCGACCAAGACACGGCGGCTGACTCTCCGATCGTGGGTTGCGAGCCGTCTTGCCTTTACACCTTGCGTGATGAGCACCTGGCGATGGCGCCGGGCGACCGTCATGTCGAGGCGGTCTCGGGTCGTGTACGCCAGCTCGAGGAGCTACTCGTCGAGGCGATCGACGCCGGTCATCTCGTGCTCGCAGACACCTCGTGGCTCTCCGGGCGGCGCATACTCTTCCACGGGCATTGCCATCAGAAGGCAGAGGTCGGCACGGCGGCGACCATGGCTCTGTTGCGTCGCATCCCCGGTGCCGAGGTCGTCGAACTCGACGCGGGCTGCTGTGGCATGGCCGGCTCGTTCGGCTACGAGTCCGAGCACTACGAGGTCTCGATGAAGGTCGGCGGCGACCGGCTCTTTCCTGCCGTTCGCGCCGAGGGACCCGACACCGTGATCGCCGCGACCGGCACGTCCTGTCGCGAGCAGATCTTCCACGGCACCGAACGCTCGGCGTGGCATCCGGTCGAGCTCGTCCACCATGCCGTCATCAACGCTGCATCCCCTCAACAGTGA
- the aceB gene encoding malate synthase A: protein MAKVNVIADVPEDARSILSEEALAFLAELQTRFGARRDELLVRRRQRRDEAARTGKLDFLPETEGIRSGDWTVAAQPGDLQDRRVEMTGPTDRKMSINALNSGAQVWLADMEDASTPHWSNVVESQLSLYDGIRRTLSYTSPEGKEYALKDQHLATIVMRPRGWHFDESNITVDDAPVVGALVDFGLYFFHNAAELIARGSGPYFYLPKMESHLEARLWNDVFTFAEEYCGIPYGTVRATVLIETFPAAFEMDEILYELRDHASGLNAGRWDYLFSIIKTFRERPEFVLPDRNVVGMASPFMRAYAELLVKTCHRRGAMAIGGMSAFIPSRRDEEVNKVAFAKVREDKEREAGQGFDGSWVAHPDLVPLCREVFDGVLGENPNQVSRQRDDVSPDAAALLDVTTTPGDVTLAGIHNNVQVSLLYLASWLGGGGAVAINNLMEDAATAEIARSQIWQWVRHGTKLDDGTVVTKELVESIVDDEYAKIRDAVGAEAFESGHYALARRIFTEIALADDYADFLTLPAYRAVVAHEA from the coding sequence ATGGCCAAGGTCAACGTGATCGCTGACGTTCCCGAGGACGCAAGGTCGATCCTCAGCGAGGAGGCCCTCGCGTTCCTCGCTGAGCTGCAGACGAGGTTCGGCGCGCGCCGCGATGAGCTTCTCGTCCGCCGTCGGCAGCGGCGCGACGAGGCCGCACGTACGGGCAAGCTCGACTTCCTTCCGGAGACCGAAGGCATCCGCTCCGGAGACTGGACGGTCGCCGCGCAACCGGGAGATCTGCAGGACCGCCGAGTCGAGATGACCGGGCCGACCGATCGCAAGATGTCGATCAATGCGCTCAACTCCGGCGCACAGGTATGGCTCGCCGATATGGAGGACGCGTCGACGCCGCATTGGAGCAACGTCGTCGAGAGCCAGCTCAGCCTGTACGACGGCATCCGCCGCACGCTTTCGTACACCTCACCGGAAGGCAAGGAGTACGCCCTCAAGGACCAGCACCTCGCTACGATAGTAATGCGTCCGCGCGGCTGGCACTTCGACGAGTCCAACATCACCGTCGACGACGCACCCGTGGTCGGCGCGCTCGTCGACTTCGGGCTCTACTTCTTCCACAACGCGGCCGAGCTGATCGCACGCGGCAGCGGGCCGTACTTCTACCTGCCCAAGATGGAGAGCCACCTCGAGGCGCGGCTGTGGAACGACGTGTTCACCTTCGCGGAGGAGTACTGCGGAATCCCGTACGGCACGGTGCGTGCGACGGTCCTGATCGAGACGTTCCCGGCAGCGTTCGAGATGGACGAGATCCTCTACGAACTACGCGACCATGCATCGGGGCTGAACGCCGGTCGCTGGGACTACCTGTTCTCGATCATCAAGACCTTCCGCGAGCGCCCCGAGTTCGTACTCCCCGACCGAAACGTCGTCGGCATGGCGTCGCCGTTCATGCGCGCGTACGCAGAGCTGCTCGTCAAGACGTGCCATCGGCGCGGTGCGATGGCGATCGGCGGCATGTCGGCGTTCATCCCGAGCAGACGCGACGAGGAGGTCAACAAGGTTGCGTTCGCGAAGGTACGCGAGGACAAGGAACGCGAAGCGGGCCAGGGATTCGACGGCTCGTGGGTCGCGCACCCCGACCTCGTCCCGCTGTGCCGCGAGGTGTTCGACGGCGTGCTCGGCGAGAACCCGAACCAAGTGAGCAGACAGCGAGACGACGTCTCACCCGATGCCGCCGCCCTGCTCGACGTCACGACAACCCCGGGCGATGTCACGCTGGCCGGCATCCACAACAACGTGCAGGTCTCGCTGCTCTATCTCGCGTCGTGGCTCGGCGGCGGTGGTGCGGTCGCGATCAACAACCTGATGGAGGACGCCGCGACGGCGGAGATCGCGCGTTCGCAGATCTGGCAATGGGTTCGCCACGGCACGAAGCTCGACGATGGCACGGTCGTGACCAAGGAACTCGTCGAGTCGATCGTCGACGACGAGTACGCGAAGATCCGCGATGCAGTCGGCGCCGAGGCGTTCGAGTCCGGCCACTACGCACTGGCCCGGCGGATCTTCACCGAGATCGCGCTTGCGGACGACTACGCCGACTTCCTCACGCTGCCGGCGTACCGCGCGGTCGTGGCGCACGAGGCATAA
- a CDS encoding CoA transferase — protein MPLSDITVVEVGSFIAAPFAAMQLADLGARVIKVEPPGRGDFVRENAPFVAGESSSFLRLNRNKESVELDLKSPEGAARFRQLVTGADVLIENLRPDAMRRMGFGYEDLCADNPGLIYASASGWGQDGPLADRPGLDIMAQARSGLMSVTGFPDAAPAKVGVPICDLTCALYVSLAVTAAMRERDRSGLGQRVDVSLYESGVALAVWEAGRYFGDGGVPGPQGSAHQSQAPYQAVASADGYVTIGANTPGLWAAFCTALALDHLADDPRFADNSQRMANRDALITEIERVTSTMPTDSIIDALAAAGVPCAPIQTYDQVFTDPALEARDFYWDAPHPVVGDVRQVGSPMRFSRTPVRRGNAGPPLGAATDRLLAELDEAQNKE, from the coding sequence GTGCCCCTCTCCGATATCACCGTCGTCGAGGTCGGTTCGTTCATCGCGGCACCGTTCGCCGCGATGCAGCTGGCCGACCTCGGAGCGCGGGTGATCAAGGTCGAGCCGCCCGGCCGTGGCGACTTCGTCCGCGAGAACGCGCCGTTCGTCGCAGGTGAGAGCTCGTCGTTCCTTCGCCTCAACCGCAACAAGGAGTCGGTCGAACTCGATCTGAAGTCTCCCGAAGGGGCGGCGAGGTTCCGCCAGCTCGTCACCGGGGCAGACGTACTGATCGAGAACCTCCGTCCGGATGCGATGCGGCGCATGGGATTCGGGTACGAAGATCTCTGTGCCGACAACCCAGGCCTCATCTACGCATCGGCATCGGGGTGGGGCCAGGACGGTCCGCTCGCCGACCGACCAGGCCTCGACATCATGGCGCAAGCACGGTCGGGGCTGATGAGCGTGACGGGATTCCCGGATGCGGCCCCGGCGAAGGTCGGCGTACCGATCTGCGACCTCACCTGTGCTTTGTACGTCTCACTCGCGGTGACGGCAGCGATGCGCGAGCGCGATCGTTCCGGGCTCGGCCAACGAGTCGACGTGTCGCTGTACGAGTCGGGGGTCGCCCTTGCTGTGTGGGAAGCCGGGCGGTACTTCGGCGACGGCGGTGTGCCCGGGCCGCAGGGCTCCGCCCACCAGTCGCAGGCGCCGTATCAGGCGGTGGCCTCAGCCGACGGGTACGTCACGATCGGCGCGAACACCCCCGGGCTGTGGGCCGCGTTCTGCACCGCGTTGGCCCTCGACCACCTCGCGGACGACCCCAGATTCGCAGACAACTCGCAACGGATGGCGAACCGTGACGCACTGATCACGGAGATCGAGCGGGTGACCTCGACGATGCCGACCGACTCGATCATCGATGCGCTGGCGGCGGCCGGCGTACCTTGCGCTCCGATCCAGACGTACGACCAGGTGTTCACCGACCCCGCGCTCGAAGCGCGTGACTTCTACTGGGATGCTCCCCATCCGGTGGTCGGCGACGTACGTCAGGTCGGATCGCCGATGCGGTTTTCGCGTACACCCGTACGACGTGGCAATGCCGGGCCTCCGCTCGGTGCCGCGACCGACCGGTTGCTCGCCGAGCTCGATGAGGCTCAGAACAAGGAGTAG
- a CDS encoding enoyl-CoA hydratase, which produces MTDELLVTADGPILRVTFNRPQARNAMTHAMYEGLVAACEQADADDSLRVMVLRGAGGEAFVAGTDIAQFAGFDGAQGVAYERSIDATVGRLLRVEVPVVAAIDGPCVGGGLALAAAADLRIAGPGARFGVPIARTLGNTLSPATLALLERQLGHARTVDLLMSARFVDAAEAKACGFVREVADDVGAATDALIDRLVANAPLTLWSVKETLRRLHADAVAVDASDVIATVYGSADFAEGVAAFTDKRKPNWSGS; this is translated from the coding sequence ATGACCGACGAGCTCCTCGTCACCGCCGACGGACCGATTCTCCGCGTGACGTTCAACCGGCCACAGGCGCGCAACGCCATGACGCATGCGATGTACGAAGGTCTCGTCGCCGCGTGCGAGCAGGCGGACGCGGACGACTCGCTCCGGGTGATGGTGCTGCGTGGTGCGGGTGGCGAGGCGTTCGTCGCGGGCACGGACATCGCACAGTTCGCCGGCTTCGACGGCGCACAGGGAGTCGCGTACGAGAGGTCGATCGACGCGACCGTCGGTCGGCTGCTGCGGGTCGAGGTCCCGGTCGTCGCCGCGATCGACGGCCCTTGCGTCGGCGGTGGACTGGCACTGGCGGCGGCAGCCGACCTCCGTATCGCCGGGCCGGGTGCGAGGTTCGGCGTACCGATCGCTCGTACGCTCGGCAACACGCTGTCGCCCGCGACGTTGGCCTTGCTCGAACGTCAGCTCGGCCACGCACGTACGGTCGACCTGCTGATGAGCGCGCGCTTCGTCGACGCGGCGGAAGCCAAGGCCTGCGGGTTCGTACGCGAGGTCGCCGACGACGTCGGAGCCGCGACGGATGCCCTCATCGACCGGCTGGTCGCCAACGCGCCGCTCACGCTGTGGTCGGTCAAGGAAACCCTGCGCCGTCTGCACGCGGACGCCGTGGCGGTCGACGCCTCCGACGTCATCGCCACCGTGTACGGCTCCGCCGACTTCGCCGAAGGAGTCGCCGCTTTCACCGACAAGCGCAAGCCGAACTGGTCCGGCAGCTGA
- a CDS encoding DHA2 family efflux MFS transporter permease subunit — protein sequence MILVDQTIVSVATPAIMDGLDADVNEVVWVTSAYLLAFAVPVLITGRLGDRIGPKKVYLTGLTVFTLASLWCGLTTTIDQLIIARVVQGLGASMMTPQTMAVITRLFPANKRGQALSLWGATAGVATLVGPILGGVLVDGLGWEWIFLINVPVGVVAFVLAMRLVPNLPTHVHRFDVLGVVLSAIGMFLLVFGIQEGEDYDWGTITGPISVWSLIIAGLIVIAIFIGWQAVNKHEPLLPLKLFTDRNFSLANVAITTVGFAITSFAFPFMLYAQAVRGLSPTESALLLVPMAVISGVLAPFVGKLTDRAHPRYVAGIGLASFPVSLVWLSIEMSPDVAVWRLLLPIALLGVANGFMWAPLGSTATRNLPMHQAGAGAGVYNATRQIGAVLGSASIAALMQARLTAHLPGSGGGGAGAPEAGVRELPAFLHDGFSQAMADSLLLPAGVIVVGLIAALCFARPKQLG from the coding sequence ATGATCCTGGTCGACCAGACCATCGTCTCGGTGGCGACGCCGGCGATCATGGACGGTCTCGACGCCGACGTGAACGAGGTCGTCTGGGTCACCAGCGCGTACCTCCTCGCATTCGCCGTGCCCGTACTCATCACCGGCCGCCTCGGCGACCGGATCGGCCCGAAGAAGGTCTACCTCACCGGTCTCACGGTGTTCACGCTCGCATCGCTGTGGTGCGGTCTGACCACCACGATCGATCAGCTCATCATCGCGCGTGTCGTGCAGGGCCTTGGCGCATCGATGATGACTCCGCAGACCATGGCCGTCATCACGCGGCTCTTCCCGGCGAACAAGCGGGGCCAAGCACTCAGCCTGTGGGGAGCGACCGCAGGAGTCGCGACCCTCGTCGGGCCGATCCTCGGCGGCGTGCTCGTCGACGGGCTCGGGTGGGAGTGGATCTTCCTGATCAACGTCCCGGTCGGCGTCGTCGCGTTCGTCCTGGCGATGCGCCTCGTACCCAACCTGCCGACGCATGTACACAGGTTCGACGTACTCGGCGTCGTGCTGAGCGCGATCGGCATGTTCCTGCTGGTGTTCGGCATCCAGGAAGGCGAGGACTACGACTGGGGCACGATCACCGGGCCCATCTCGGTGTGGTCGCTGATCATCGCCGGCCTCATCGTGATCGCGATCTTCATCGGTTGGCAGGCGGTCAACAAGCACGAGCCCCTCCTTCCGCTCAAGCTGTTCACCGATCGGAACTTCTCGCTAGCCAATGTCGCGATCACGACCGTCGGCTTCGCGATCACCTCGTTCGCGTTCCCGTTCATGCTCTACGCGCAGGCCGTACGCGGGCTCTCGCCGACCGAGTCGGCCCTCCTGCTCGTCCCGATGGCCGTCATCAGCGGCGTACTCGCGCCGTTCGTCGGCAAGCTCACCGACCGCGCGCACCCCCGGTACGTCGCGGGCATCGGTCTCGCCAGCTTCCCCGTTTCCCTTGTGTGGCTGAGCATTGAGATGAGTCCGGATGTCGCGGTCTGGCGGCTGCTGCTTCCGATCGCCCTACTCGGTGTTGCGAACGGGTTCATGTGGGCGCCCCTTGGATCGACCGCGACCCGCAACCTGCCCATGCACCAGGCGGGCGCCGGTGCGGGCGTCTACAACGCCACCCGCCAAATCGGCGCCGTACTCGGCAGCGCGAGCATCGCCGCACTGATGCAGGCCCGGCTGACCGCCCATCTGCCCGGCAGCGGTGGCGGCGGCGCAGGGGCGCCGGAGGCGGGCGTACGAGAGCTGCCGGCTTTCCTGCACGACGGGTTCAGCCAGGCGATGGCCGACTCACTCCTGCTACCTGCCGGCGTGATCGTCGTCGGCTTGATTGCGGCACTGTGCTTCGCCCGACCGAAGCAGCTGGGCTGA
- a CDS encoding helix-turn-helix domain-containing protein, with product MVRNPLTPEQIEAGRRLGRFLRAARGEREPAAIAAAAGISPETLRKIETGRLPSPAFGTVVRIADAVDIDLERLASVWKGLDASIGAR from the coding sequence ATGGTTCGCAATCCGCTGACGCCCGAGCAGATCGAGGCGGGTCGAAGGCTCGGCCGGTTCCTGCGCGCGGCGCGCGGCGAGCGTGAGCCCGCGGCCATCGCCGCTGCGGCCGGCATCTCGCCCGAAACGCTACGCAAGATCGAGACCGGCCGGCTGCCGTCGCCGGCCTTCGGCACGGTCGTACGAATCGCCGACGCGGTCGACATCGACCTCGAGCGCCTCGCATCCGTATGGAAGGGTCTCGATGCCTCGATAGGGGCGCGGTGA
- the map gene encoding type I methionyl aminopeptidase — translation MIQLKSPRQIEQMRAAGRFVGETLAELRDLVEPGVDVMDLEHHTRKLIRERGATSCYWDYAPPFGNGPFRNVICLSVNDAVLHGLPKPYRLRDGDLLSMDLAVSVDGWVGDAAISVIAGTPRDEDLRLIRASEEGLDAGIARSRVGNRIGDVSAAVGEVAASYGYTVNTEFGGHGVGHTMHEAPSVPNDGRSGRGLRIRPGLVFTIEPWFAATTNEITYDEDGWTIRSADGSRTAHSEHTLAITEDGPEVLTRLG, via the coding sequence TTGATCCAACTCAAGTCGCCGCGGCAGATCGAGCAGATGCGAGCGGCCGGCAGGTTCGTCGGCGAGACGCTCGCCGAGCTTCGTGACCTCGTCGAGCCCGGTGTGGACGTGATGGACCTCGAGCATCACACCCGCAAGCTCATCCGCGAGCGCGGAGCGACGTCGTGCTACTGGGACTACGCACCGCCGTTCGGCAACGGTCCGTTTCGCAATGTGATCTGCCTATCGGTCAACGACGCCGTCCTGCACGGGCTTCCCAAACCGTACCGGCTCCGCGACGGCGACCTGCTCAGCATGGACCTCGCAGTGTCGGTCGACGGATGGGTCGGTGACGCGGCCATCAGCGTGATCGCAGGTACGCCCCGCGATGAGGATCTCCGACTGATCCGGGCGAGCGAGGAGGGGCTCGACGCAGGTATCGCGAGATCGCGAGTCGGCAACCGGATCGGCGATGTATCGGCTGCCGTCGGCGAGGTCGCCGCATCGTACGGCTACACCGTCAACACCGAGTTCGGCGGCCACGGTGTCGGCCACACCATGCACGAGGCGCCCTCGGTGCCCAATGACGGACGGTCCGGGCGTGGACTGCGAATCAGACCCGGCCTGGTGTTCACGATCGAGCCGTGGTTCGCGGCCACCACCAACGAGATCACCTACGACGAGGACGGGTGGACGATCCGCTCGGCCGACGGCTCACGCACCGCGCACTCCGAGCACACGCTCGCGATCACCGAGGACGGCCCCGAGGTACTCACCCGACTGGGCTAG
- a CDS encoding beta-lactamase family protein: protein MRRPTRLTAIAAGLMVGLLAAPAALASDGPAKPADPPPLDPDPIVRKLAKLPADDMTGAMVKVTGSAGRWSTTAGVSDLRSERPVRADGRFRIGSVTKVFTAVVALQLADEGKLQLGQSVQHYLPALLPRRYPRITVRQLLNHTSGLPYSDEDERAEDPAWFVRHRFEGMSPRRVIANATDEPMQHAPGAAQRYNGVNYFIAGLVIEKASGHSYAHEVRTRIISPLGLRDTYLPTYNNPLIRGPHAHGYVQVGDRLVDVTEQSPYAWAEGAMISSTGDLTRLLRALFEGELLSPAQRRELFDVPDVPYAGEDSNCRIGPDAGRACYSVGLTRTRLPNGVTLWGKSGATQGYTTAAFATRDLARVMVYNLNPTGNHDGSEAPYVQTIVAALFDPDLLPARH, encoded by the coding sequence ATGCGCCGACCAACCAGACTCACTGCGATTGCGGCCGGACTCATGGTCGGCCTGCTCGCAGCGCCGGCTGCGCTCGCGTCCGACGGACCGGCCAAACCTGCCGACCCGCCGCCTCTCGATCCAGACCCGATCGTGCGCAAGCTCGCCAAGCTGCCGGCCGATGACATGACGGGCGCGATGGTCAAGGTCACCGGTAGCGCCGGCCGATGGTCGACCACCGCGGGGGTCTCCGACCTTCGAAGCGAACGTCCCGTACGAGCCGACGGGCGGTTTCGGATCGGCAGCGTCACCAAGGTCTTCACCGCTGTCGTCGCGTTGCAGCTCGCCGACGAGGGCAAGCTGCAGCTCGGCCAGTCGGTCCAGCACTATCTGCCCGCCCTACTGCCGAGGCGGTACCCGAGGATCACGGTGCGCCAGCTGCTCAACCACACCAGCGGGTTGCCGTACTCCGATGAAGACGAACGTGCCGAGGACCCGGCCTGGTTCGTACGGCATCGGTTCGAGGGGATGTCGCCGCGCCGAGTGATCGCGAACGCGACGGACGAACCGATGCAGCACGCACCGGGTGCCGCGCAGCGCTACAACGGGGTCAACTACTTCATCGCCGGACTCGTCATCGAGAAAGCGAGCGGGCATTCGTACGCCCATGAGGTGCGAACTCGGATCATCTCGCCCCTCGGGCTTCGGGATACGTACCTGCCGACGTACAACAACCCCTTGATCCGTGGTCCGCACGCGCACGGGTACGTACAGGTGGGCGATCGTCTCGTCGACGTGACCGAGCAGAGTCCGTACGCCTGGGCCGAGGGCGCGATGATCTCATCGACCGGCGATCTGACCCGGTTGCTGCGCGCGCTGTTCGAGGGCGAGCTGTTGTCGCCCGCCCAACGTCGGGAGTTGTTCGACGTGCCCGACGTGCCGTACGCGGGGGAGGACTCCAACTGCAGGATCGGACCCGATGCCGGACGGGCGTGCTACAGCGTCGGCCTGACTCGTACGCGGTTGCCGAACGGCGTCACGCTCTGGGGCAAGAGCGGAGCGACGCAGGGATACACCACCGCGGCGTTCGCAACCCGTGATCTGGCACGAGTGATGGTTTACAACCTCAATCCCACCGGCAACCACGATGGTTCGGAGGCGCCGTACGTGCAGACGATCGTCGCCGCGTTGTTCGACCCGGACTTGCTGCCGGCGAGGCACTAG